The Actinoplanes sp. N902-109 genomic interval GTTCAGCGGCAGGGTGCGGCCGAGCACCTGCGGATGCACCCGGCCGATTGCCTCGAACAGCTCGAGGTGCGGGCCTTTCAAGCCCTCCTCCGCCGCGATGCTTAGCAGCACGGGCGTGCGGGGATCCCCGTGCTTGTGGACCGGGTGGCCGAGTCCGGGAACGAGCGTCTTGGCGCTCCGGGCGTCGCGCACCGTGCGAAGGGCCAGCTCGTCGAAGGACTCGGAATCCGCTCTGCCGGTCAGGGCGGCGGACAGGAAGCGCCCGCAGTCCTCGGTCACCCCGAGGAAGCGACTCCCGCCACCGAGCAGCCCGGCCGCGAGCGCACCTTGCAGGGCCTCGGGAGCGCTCAGGTACGTCAACCGCGCGGCGATCGCCGTCGGCGTGAACCCGTGATCGGCCAGCGCCACCAGCACCGCCTCGAACACCCGCGTCTCGCCCGGCGTCGGCCGTCGCCCGGCCACCAGCCAGAAGGCGAGCTCGCCGAACCCCACCTTGCCGATCAGGTCGGCGGCGAGGTCGTGACCGAGCAACCGGATCTGCTGCTCGTCCGACGTGCCGATCGAGGTCGGGAAGCTCAGTTCGCCATCAGCCATGCGCGGATCTCCTCACCGTGTTCGTCCAGACCGGGCGGGGGCAGCCGGTAGCCGGCCGGGGTGTCCGAGAAGGTGATCGGGTTGCGCACCCCGGGGATCCCGCCGGTGGTCACGACCGGGTCGAGCCCGAGTTCCTCCGCCAGCGCGACACCGCCGTCGATCGTGTTGATCGGCGCGCACGGCACCCCGGCCGCGAGCAGGTCGCGGAACCACTCGTCCTTCGTCCGCTTGGTGAGCCGCTCGACCAGGATCGGGCGCAGCTCGTCGCGGCGTGCGGTGCGGTCCTGGTTGCGCCCGAACCGCGGGTCGTCCGGCAGCT includes:
- a CDS encoding citryl-CoA lyase, which encodes MADGELSFPTSIGTSDEQQIRLLGHDLAADLIGKVGFGELAFWLVAGRRPTPGETRVFEAVLVALADHGFTPTAIAARLTYLSAPEALQGALAAGLLGGGSRFLGVTEDCGRFLSAALTGRADSESFDELALRTVRDARSAKTLVPGLGHPVHKHGDPRTPVLLSIAAEEGLKGPHLELFEAIGRVHPQVLGRTLPLNGAGVCGAALADLGLPVELLRGFALLARAAGLLGHLAEERRKPIGMDIYLTVDRNAVYSPPDEL